The proteins below are encoded in one region of Geomonas ferrireducens:
- the lepB gene encoding signal peptidase I: MEDYKNVCEEKPSEPAAKPAKPVKAKHVVREYAESIIIAVLLALVIRTFIVQAFKIPSGSMEDTLAIGDHLLVNKFIYGTKIPFTDTEILKLRDPKQGDVIVFQYPEDPSKDFIKRVIGVPGDVVEVKNKRVYVNGKLYANPHEVHKEADLIPKEMNPRDFKDPVTVPPNSYFVMGDNRDRSYDSRFWGFVTRDKIKGLAFIKYWSWDSEKMRPRLGAIGKLIN, from the coding sequence ATGGAAGATTACAAGAACGTCTGCGAAGAAAAGCCCTCCGAACCTGCAGCTAAACCGGCCAAACCGGTCAAGGCGAAGCACGTCGTCCGCGAATATGCGGAATCCATCATCATCGCGGTCCTTCTCGCCCTGGTGATCCGTACCTTCATCGTGCAGGCGTTTAAGATCCCCTCCGGTTCCATGGAGGACACCCTCGCCATCGGCGACCACCTGCTGGTCAACAAGTTCATCTACGGCACCAAGATCCCCTTCACCGACACGGAGATCCTCAAGCTGCGCGATCCGAAGCAGGGCGACGTCATCGTGTTCCAGTACCCCGAGGACCCGTCCAAGGACTTCATCAAGCGCGTCATCGGCGTTCCGGGCGACGTGGTCGAGGTGAAGAACAAGCGGGTCTACGTGAACGGGAAGCTTTACGCCAACCCGCACGAGGTGCACAAGGAAGCGGACCTGATCCCGAAGGAGATGAACCCGAGGGACTTCAAGGACCCGGTCACCGTCCCCCCCAACTCCTACTTCGTCATGGGCGACAACCGCGACCGTTCCTACGACAGCCGTTTCTGGGGCTTCGTAACCAGGGACAAGATCAAGGGGCTCGCCTTCATCAAGTACTGGTCCTGGGACAGCGAGAAGATGCGCCCGCGCCTGGGGGCGATCGGCAAACTCATAAACTAA
- the lepA gene encoding translation elongation factor 4, whose translation MVIEHIRNFSIIAHIDHGKSTIADRLLEFTGTVSSREKQDQFLDKMDLERERGITIKAQTVRLNYRADDGKDYILNLIDTPGHVDFTYEVSRSLTACEGGLLVVDASQGVEAQTLANVYLALDANLEVFVVLNKIDLPAAEPERVKAEIEEIIGLDTHDAVLASAKEGIGTKDILEEIVKKIPPPQGDPGKPLKALLFDSWYDQYQGVIILVRIVDGTLKKGDKIQLMSNRKSYEVLKAGVFAPDMRETPALTAGEVGFIIAGIREVADAKVGDTVTLLHNPCDAALPGYKEVKPMVFSGLYPIDTAQYENLRDALAKLKLNDSSFSYDPETSLALGFGFRCGFLGLLHMEIIQERLEREFNLELITTAPTVVYRVHLTDGNMISIQSANQLPPTQEIAYVEEPFILASIHVPNEFVGGILALCEEKRGVQREIKYLTPTRVMVVYELPLNEVVLDFYDRLKSITKGYASLDYELLNYRQSELQRLNIMINGEVVDALSLIIHKDKAYYRGKELVSKMKELIPRQMFEIAIQAAVGTKVIARETVKAMRKDVLAKCYGGDITRKRKLLEKQKEGKKRMKNVGNVELQQEAFLAILKVEG comes from the coding sequence ATGGTAATCGAGCACATCCGCAACTTTTCCATCATCGCCCACATCGACCATGGCAAGTCGACCATCGCCGACCGCCTCCTCGAATTCACCGGCACCGTATCCTCCCGTGAAAAGCAGGACCAGTTCCTGGACAAGATGGACCTGGAACGCGAACGCGGCATCACCATCAAGGCCCAGACCGTACGGCTCAACTACCGCGCCGATGACGGAAAGGATTACATCCTCAACCTGATCGACACCCCGGGCCACGTTGACTTCACCTACGAGGTCTCCCGTTCCCTCACCGCCTGCGAAGGGGGACTACTCGTCGTGGACGCGTCGCAAGGGGTGGAGGCGCAGACCTTAGCCAACGTCTACCTGGCGCTCGACGCCAACCTCGAGGTGTTCGTCGTCCTGAACAAGATCGACCTCCCCGCCGCCGAACCGGAGCGGGTGAAAGCGGAGATCGAGGAGATCATCGGCCTCGACACCCACGACGCCGTGCTCGCGAGCGCCAAGGAAGGGATCGGCACCAAGGATATCCTCGAGGAGATCGTCAAGAAGATCCCGCCGCCGCAGGGTGACCCGGGCAAGCCACTGAAGGCGCTCCTCTTCGACTCTTGGTACGACCAGTACCAGGGTGTCATCATCCTGGTGCGCATCGTGGACGGCACTCTGAAGAAGGGTGACAAGATCCAGCTCATGTCGAATCGCAAGTCCTACGAGGTGCTGAAAGCCGGCGTCTTCGCCCCGGACATGCGCGAGACCCCTGCGCTCACCGCAGGCGAGGTAGGCTTCATCATCGCGGGTATCCGCGAGGTCGCCGACGCCAAGGTAGGCGACACGGTCACCCTTTTGCACAACCCCTGTGACGCAGCGCTCCCCGGCTACAAGGAAGTGAAGCCGATGGTGTTCTCGGGGCTCTACCCCATCGACACCGCCCAGTACGAGAACCTGCGCGACGCGCTCGCCAAGCTCAAGCTGAACGACTCCTCCTTCTCCTACGATCCGGAGACCTCGCTGGCGCTCGGCTTCGGCTTCCGCTGCGGCTTCCTCGGTCTCTTGCACATGGAGATCATCCAGGAACGCCTGGAGCGCGAGTTCAACCTAGAGCTCATCACCACGGCACCTACCGTCGTGTACCGCGTACACCTGACCGACGGGAACATGATCAGCATCCAGAGCGCGAACCAGCTCCCGCCGACCCAGGAGATAGCCTACGTCGAGGAGCCCTTCATCCTCGCCTCGATCCACGTTCCGAACGAATTCGTGGGGGGGATACTCGCCCTTTGTGAGGAGAAGCGCGGCGTACAGCGCGAGATCAAGTACCTGACGCCCACCCGCGTCATGGTCGTGTACGAGCTGCCGCTGAACGAGGTGGTGCTCGACTTCTACGACCGCCTGAAATCGATCACCAAGGGGTACGCGTCGCTCGACTACGAGCTACTCAACTACCGCCAGAGCGAACTGCAGCGCCTGAACATCATGATCAACGGCGAGGTGGTGGACGCGCTCTCGCTCATCATCCACAAGGACAAGGCCTACTACCGCGGCAAGGAGCTCGTCTCCAAGATGAAGGAACTGATCCCGCGCCAGATGTTCGAGATCGCCATCCAGGCTGCGGTCGGGACCAAGGTCATCGCCCGCGAGACGGTCAAGGCGATGAGAAAGGACGTTCTCGCCAAGTGCTACGGCGGCGACATCACGAGGAAGCGGAAGCTTTTGGAGAAGCAGAAGGAAGGCAAGAAGCGCATGAAGAACGTTGGGAACGTGGAACTGCAGCAAGAGGCGTTCCTCGCCATCCTGAAAGTCGAAGGGTAG
- a CDS encoding L-cysteine desulfidase family protein, with amino-acid sequence MGMYREVIKHEVFPALGCTEPIAVAYAASLAAAQLEGELERVAVLADPGVFKNGFAVTVPETGGLKGNVIAAALGALVARPELKMEILSGATEELLRQAKLLVERGEVSVSLAGKEAGLHIDVTVHRGGGVARAVLSGGHTNLVRLERNGEVLVQVERDSAGEENHRYRAELKEMTLSGLVSLLDEVDDDDLVYLKRGVEMNLRVAEAGKALTKVGYYVEDLVRKGFLLSDVVSSSKILTASASDARMAGLSFPVMSSGGSGNQGIVAILVPYNVGLFFRIPEETILKSIALSHLVNAYIKCHTGDLAPICGCAIAAGVGAAVAIVYQQAGADIEKMNLAVNTIISDIGGMLCDGAKGGCALKVVSSTDASIRAAYMALSGHGITEEEGFVGASAEETIRNLSRITDDGMSLADDTMLSIMLEKRHGVPRG; translated from the coding sequence ATGGGGATGTACCGTGAGGTGATCAAGCACGAGGTTTTTCCGGCGCTTGGGTGTACCGAGCCGATCGCCGTGGCATACGCCGCGAGCCTTGCCGCCGCACAACTGGAGGGAGAACTGGAACGGGTCGCGGTGCTCGCCGACCCCGGCGTCTTCAAAAACGGCTTCGCCGTCACCGTGCCTGAAACCGGCGGACTCAAGGGGAACGTCATCGCTGCGGCACTGGGCGCTCTCGTCGCCCGACCGGAACTCAAGATGGAGATCCTCTCCGGCGCCACCGAGGAACTGCTGCGACAGGCGAAGCTCCTCGTGGAGCGTGGTGAGGTTTCCGTGTCGCTCGCCGGAAAGGAGGCGGGGCTGCACATCGACGTCACCGTCCACCGGGGGGGAGGCGTCGCTCGCGCCGTGCTCTCCGGCGGCCACACGAACCTTGTCCGGCTGGAGCGAAACGGGGAGGTGCTGGTGCAGGTCGAGCGCGACTCGGCAGGGGAGGAGAACCATCGCTACCGCGCCGAGCTGAAGGAGATGACCCTCTCCGGCCTCGTATCCCTGCTCGACGAGGTGGATGACGACGACCTCGTCTATCTGAAGCGCGGCGTGGAGATGAACCTGCGCGTAGCGGAGGCGGGGAAGGCGCTCACCAAGGTGGGGTATTACGTCGAGGACCTGGTGCGCAAGGGTTTTCTCCTCTCCGACGTTGTCTCCTCGAGCAAGATCCTCACCGCTTCCGCGTCGGACGCCCGCATGGCCGGGCTTTCCTTCCCGGTAATGTCCAGCGGCGGTAGCGGCAACCAGGGTATCGTGGCGATCCTCGTCCCTTACAACGTGGGGCTCTTCTTCCGGATCCCTGAAGAAACCATCTTGAAGAGCATCGCCCTGTCGCACCTGGTAAACGCCTACATCAAGTGCCATACCGGGGACCTGGCGCCCATCTGCGGCTGCGCCATCGCTGCGGGCGTCGGCGCGGCCGTCGCCATCGTCTACCAGCAGGCCGGTGCGGACATAGAGAAGATGAACCTCGCGGTGAACACCATCATAAGCGACATCGGCGGGATGCTGTGCGACGGTGCTAAGGGGGGATGTGCCCTAAAGGTGGTAAGCTCGACCGACGCCTCGATCCGTGCCGCCTACATGGCCCTGTCCGGGCACGGCATCACCGAGGAGGAGGGTTTCGTGGGCGCGAGCGCCGAGGAGACCATCCGCAACTTAAGCCGGATCACCGACGACGGCATGTCCCTGGCCGACGACACCATGTTGAGCATCATGCTGGAGAAGAGGCACGGCGTCCCTAGAGGGTAA
- a CDS encoding methyl-accepting chemotaxis protein, producing the protein MKFWMDLKVKTKCLVLVTIAVATLIAIVGAGLHKMKVMAGNEHDMSDSVAQVEIINNLKNDFLAIRLDLVYMMLLEDPALLKEKADDLAQRKKNIEEGQAKFLKFNLEPKEKELIQLFKQGYEQYLAQGSKLQQMSQDSLGNVEGRRATVKFATESVAPLYKSPATAISDLVAFNSKEAVDTYNKDLAGYHASQVFLVVLTLAAALFMALVGYLIANSISVPLKKVFDTLAQVAAGDLTARSDINTRDEMGMLAAEVNEMAGKLNDTLSKVVENSHEVAAAANQLHSTSEQIATGAEEVAAQTGTVATASEEMAATSSEIAQSCHMAATGGAEATGRARDGRMVVEQTVQVMNRIATQVKASASTVEGLGERSDQIGAIIGTIEDIADQTNLLALNAAIEAARAGEQGRGFAVVADEVRALAERTTRATREIGEMIKSIQSETKAAVSAMEEGVREVESGTREAAKSGQSLEEILRQISEVTEQVNQIATAAEEQTATTGEITNNILQITEVVQDTSRGAQTCATAASHLAGLSQDLQRLVGQFRLV; encoded by the coding sequence ATGAAATTCTGGATGGACCTTAAAGTGAAAACCAAGTGCCTCGTACTGGTAACCATCGCGGTCGCCACATTGATAGCCATCGTCGGCGCCGGCCTGCACAAGATGAAGGTGATGGCAGGCAACGAACACGACATGAGTGATTCAGTGGCCCAGGTTGAGATCATCAACAACCTTAAAAACGACTTCCTCGCCATCAGGCTGGACCTGGTTTACATGATGCTGCTGGAAGACCCGGCCCTCTTAAAGGAGAAGGCGGACGACCTTGCACAGCGTAAAAAGAACATCGAGGAGGGACAGGCCAAGTTCCTGAAGTTCAACCTGGAGCCCAAGGAGAAAGAGCTGATCCAGCTCTTCAAACAGGGGTACGAGCAGTACCTCGCCCAGGGGAGCAAGCTGCAGCAGATGAGCCAGGATTCCCTGGGTAACGTCGAGGGGCGCAGGGCAACGGTCAAGTTCGCCACTGAGTCGGTAGCGCCGCTCTACAAGAGCCCGGCAACCGCCATCTCCGACCTCGTCGCCTTCAACTCCAAGGAGGCGGTGGACACCTACAATAAGGACCTCGCCGGGTACCACGCCTCACAGGTCTTCCTCGTGGTGCTGACCCTCGCGGCGGCCCTGTTCATGGCACTGGTGGGGTACCTGATCGCGAACTCGATCAGCGTGCCGCTCAAAAAGGTCTTCGACACCCTGGCCCAGGTGGCAGCGGGCGACCTGACCGCCCGCTCCGACATCAATACCCGGGACGAGATGGGGATGCTGGCGGCGGAAGTGAACGAGATGGCCGGTAAGCTTAACGACACGCTTAGCAAGGTCGTCGAGAACTCCCACGAGGTCGCCGCGGCCGCAAACCAGCTCCACTCCACCTCGGAGCAGATAGCAACCGGTGCGGAAGAGGTAGCGGCACAGACCGGCACGGTGGCGACCGCAAGCGAAGAGATGGCGGCCACCTCCTCCGAGATCGCCCAGAGCTGCCACATGGCCGCAACGGGAGGTGCGGAAGCGACCGGCCGCGCGCGGGACGGCAGGATGGTCGTTGAGCAGACCGTGCAGGTCATGAACCGGATCGCCACCCAGGTCAAGGCCTCCGCCTCCACCGTCGAAGGGCTCGGCGAGCGCAGCGACCAGATCGGCGCCATCATCGGCACCATCGAGGACATCGCCGACCAGACGAACCTCCTGGCACTCAACGCCGCCATCGAGGCGGCGCGCGCCGGCGAACAGGGACGCGGCTTCGCCGTCGTGGCGGACGAGGTGAGGGCCCTGGCCGAGCGCACCACCCGCGCCACCCGCGAAATCGGCGAGATGATCAAGTCGATACAGTCAGAAACCAAGGCGGCGGTTTCAGCCATGGAGGAAGGGGTACGCGAAGTGGAAAGCGGGACCCGCGAGGCTGCGAAATCGGGGCAGTCGCTTGAGGAGATCCTGCGGCAGATCAGCGAGGTGACCGAGCAGGTGAACCAGATCGCCACCGCCGCCGAGGAGCAAACCGCAACCACCGGCGAGATCACCAACAACATCCTGCAGATAACCGAGGTGGTGCAGGACACCTCGAGGGGCGCCCAGACCTGCGCCACCGCGGCGAGCCACCTGGCCGGACTCTCGCAGGACCTGCAGCGCCTGGTGGGTCAGTTCAGGCTCGTCTGA
- a CDS encoding putative NPN-dependent ornithine cyclodeaminase, with translation MSDRSGVIPSYTPPDFRRPKLAAAPAAKVVPAPADGVLPENFHATSNHPEYVHLGGGEWLLAPESRMDCVIVLSGRRLEVVEPRLVKKGDQVLVGRTENGEEGIYLHIGGFLNLSEPFADKFSFRSRGTRETPFSRSYDELYQVLRHDRDHGYIVWVLGPAVAFDMDSRNAMQGLFEAGYCHALLAGNALATHDLEAAHFRTGLGQNIYTQAIMPMGHYNHLDIINQARMAGGIPQLIDKLRLDDGVMCACARKGIPYVLAGSIRDDGPLPGVIQDAYQAQDAMRVHARKATTVLAIATQLHSIAFGNMVPSYRVEADGSVRPVYFYVVDMTEFSVDKLANRGSAQAVGLLTNAQDFVVNLWNHLKNEG, from the coding sequence ATGTCAGACAGAAGTGGCGTTATCCCTTCCTACACCCCGCCGGATTTCCGTCGTCCGAAGCTCGCTGCGGCACCTGCAGCGAAGGTGGTCCCCGCACCTGCGGACGGCGTCTTGCCGGAGAATTTCCACGCCACCTCGAACCACCCGGAATACGTGCATCTGGGGGGAGGGGAATGGCTTCTTGCCCCGGAAAGCCGCATGGACTGCGTCATCGTCCTCTCCGGAAGACGTCTCGAAGTGGTCGAGCCGCGTCTGGTCAAAAAGGGAGACCAGGTGCTGGTGGGGCGGACCGAGAACGGCGAGGAGGGGATCTATCTGCACATCGGTGGATTTCTGAACCTATCAGAGCCTTTCGCCGACAAGTTCTCCTTCAGAAGCCGGGGGACCCGTGAGACCCCGTTCTCACGCTCTTACGACGAGCTGTACCAGGTGCTGCGTCACGACCGGGATCACGGTTACATCGTCTGGGTGCTGGGACCGGCGGTCGCCTTCGACATGGATTCGCGCAACGCCATGCAGGGGCTCTTCGAGGCGGGATACTGCCACGCCCTTCTTGCCGGCAACGCTCTCGCAACCCATGACCTCGAGGCGGCCCACTTCCGCACCGGTCTCGGGCAGAACATATATACCCAGGCCATCATGCCGATGGGGCACTACAACCACCTCGACATCATCAACCAGGCGCGCATGGCCGGAGGTATCCCGCAGTTGATCGACAAGCTTAGGCTTGACGACGGGGTCATGTGCGCCTGCGCGCGGAAGGGGATACCCTACGTCCTCGCCGGCTCGATACGCGACGACGGCCCTCTTCCCGGGGTGATCCAGGACGCGTACCAGGCCCAGGATGCCATGCGGGTGCATGCCCGCAAGGCGACCACCGTGCTCGCCATCGCGACGCAGCTCCACTCCATCGCCTTCGGCAACATGGTGCCGAGCTACCGCGTCGAGGCGGACGGATCGGTGCGCCCGGTCTACTTCTACGTGGTGGACATGACCGAGTTTTCCGTGGACAAGCTGGCGAACCGTGGCTCGGCGCAGGCGGTCGGGCTTTTGACCAACGCGCAGGACTTCGTAGTGAACCTCTGGAACCACCTTAAAAATGAGGGATAG